The nucleotide sequence TCAAGAACTTGGtttctaagaaaataaacataGTACCTGGACTCGATTGAATTCTTTGGCCTGCTTCAGCCTTGCAACGTTTTCAGGAGTTATGAAATGGCTAGAATCGACCGTCTCAACTCCCTAGAAAAACCAAAGTTCAGAGAAAGCTTTACAATGGACTATGAGTTTAACTATCAAAACAAGTCAAATAGCTATATGTACACTGACTGACATGAGCTCTAGCGAAAGCTTCAGCAGCATCGAATGCAAGATATATATGAGGGGTTTTCTCCATGACGAGGCGAGCTAAAGAGATGGGATTAACGACAGTGGTCAGGCCAGAGACAGCTCCACATCTTTTAGTTTTACCTTCCATTATGGAAGCTTCCATTTCAACAGTGCCTTGAGTAGTTAAGACAGAACCTTTACCAGCATTGAAGTCCGGGTGATTTTCAAGTTCACGAACCTTCAGAAATAATGATCAATCAAATCatccataaaaacaaaaatgtaaaagacaAAGAGTAACTCAGAAATTATCAAGCCTTGAGGAGTATAATGAGAGAGACTTGACGAATCTCAAACGCATacttaaaaaattgattatttcAGAAATGGTGATCGTATTCATTTTGGGACTAGTCTACTGACTGATGATCACTACGAATTCTCCGTTTCCTCATCGACTATAGTCTAAACTATAGTGTAAACACAAGGATCCGACCAGCTGCCATATGtgcataaaaaataatacatcgagagagagagagagagagagaggcgtaCGACGAGTTCGGCGACGTCTAAGGGAGGCTTGCCGGATTTGAGGGCGGAGACGCCAAGATCGAGGCAGTGACGGAGGGCGATCTCACGAGGGATACGTCGCTCTTCGGGGAGATCGATCGGGATGTCTCCAGCTCCGCCGTGTAGAGCTATCGCCCACCCAACCATCGCCCGCCGgataacttaaaataaaaacacgTTGGCTCACTTTCCCAAAACTTGCTTTAGTTCACAAGATTCTTTCAGATGTTTAAGTAAAATGAATTCATAATACAGTACTCTTGTCTTaaacatttgtttattaatataaattacacTTACAGTATTACTCCcaacaaaaaatcaagttttttttctttatcgtgTTGTTGTTAAACTAGTCACTAAATCCTCTGCAATTAGCAGTTTTGCCTATCAAAATCTATGTAAAtgaatttctttaaaaaaaaaaaatcagctacTGTAAAGTGTAAACTCTCCGACTGTTTCAACAAGAGCCTTGAGACTTCTCTCATGATGATTCATCTTGGTCTTCGAAATATGATTTCTCCGACTTCAAAACTCCCTATACGCAATATTATTAGACAACAAGGATCAGGCTtcatgttcatatattttaatatgttttggtagtatatagaaaaaagtgagaaagaaaccaaatgtTACCTGTATGATCAGGATGGCTGCTTCCTTATGTATGAGCTCATTGTACCCTTGGCAACCATAATTCTGAACGCAACTTGGGCAACCTGTTTCAGCTGAGCAGCGGCAAGACTTTAAGAGATCAAGAGCCGCTTCGAGAAGCTCAGTGAACATTGGACGGATCTGCAGAGCAGAAATGTTCAAGAGTTACTTATCATTCAATTCAACAAATAAatctttgagatttttttgctttcacAATTTACCTTGGCGGAGATGCCAGTTCCTCCACGATGACGATCATATAGTAAGATTCTTGATGGGAAATAGCGTTGCTCTTGCGGATTTGGACATTCTGGAGCTAAGTCTGAATAGTTGCAACGCACAAATAGTGGAACAACGTGGAGAAGAGCATGACAAGCGGCATGTAAACCAGCACGGAATGATAACTTATTCCCCTCAACTTCTGATTTTACTGACTCAGGGACTTGAATCCAAACAGCCTATTTATATTATCCATAAATCAGTCTTAAAAATCACAATGTAAACAGTAAGAGTATGTGTGTGTGAGGCTGCAGGTTGAAGACAAACCTGTGATTGGTAAGAATAACTTGGGAGTGAAAGCTCAACATCATCAATTACTTCATCGTTTTTTCTTCGGATACGAAGAAATCCAAACCACTTTGTTGTCACTCTACATGCATTACTTTGTGCTGTTGTCCTATTAAGTTGGTTCTTAAGAGCCTTTAATACGTAAGCCTGAAACATGAACTTAGTAATGATTTTTTCGCAAAGATTCAGAACTATCaaacaagaaacaccaaagtTTATACTTACAGTTTTACCACCAGTTACATGGATATCAGTGTAATCCCGAGTCCTGGTGTAGTAATCCACGTCTGCTAATTCACACCAAGcaatcttttcttttatatccAGACTCGTGACCAGATAGGTCCTTCCTTGGTTCATATAAACAGCTCCTTCATATACCTGGAAAAAAGCTTTGCTTTCCTCGATTTCATCGAGAAGATCTTCACTTTTCTTTTCCATGACTCTGTATCTTACTGTCTCTATGGCCCGGATAGAGACTTTCTTCGTAGGCTTTTTCTGAGAAAACAAGCAAAGGTATTTAGAGCTAGGTAAGGAAACTAGGTTTTGGGTTGTATTTTTCAAAGTAGCTCGAATATTTACCTCTCGACCAATATAGGTCCATATTCTAGAAGCAGAATCACGGGATGGGTCAAAAGTCAAGTATCCTTTGTTCCTGAGTGACCCAAGAGCGTCGCTTATGCCAGAACCAAAGTGTTGTTCATCATACTGCAAGCTCAACGGATGCTCAAGAGCAGCACAAGCCAAATGCTGCACAAGGACCTACAAGAAGAAAAGTATCAAAGCAAGTCAGTATAATCTCAGCTAGAGTTAGTTGGCACAAGAATCCAAACAGTATACTACTAACCTGCTCATTTTGAGAATCAATAACGCAGCACTCGATTGGGCTACGAAAGAGTTTGTTCGGGAACTTCATGAAGTATTGGTCAAGCGGACCAGCAAAGGCAACATATACGGCAAGAGAAGGCCGTTGTCGTCTTCCAGATCGCCCGGCTTGCTGCCAAAGACTGAAACTCAAAAGTTATCAGTTGCACATTATGGAATTTAAGttctaaaagagaaaataaaaagaaccaaTCAAACTGATTTACCTGGCAATACTGCCGGGAAAACCTAAATGAAGAGTTACATCGATGTGACCAACATCAATCCCCAACTCAAGTGCGTTTGTTGCAGCAATACCACAAAGCTTTCCACCAAATAAATCGCTCTCTATTTTCCTCCGGTCCTGCAAAATATTGATCTGGTAAACGCAATTCATCTACAAACAACACCAAAGAACAGAcacataaaaatagaaaatgtacCTCAGCAATGTAGCCTCCACGATATGAGGATATGGCTTCAACCAAATGAGGGGCAGTCTTTTCTAGAATTTCACGTCTGCGGCATATTTAATGGATGTCAAACTCCATCAATCAAATACTCTAGTGTGAATTGTTTTACTATCAGCGGTAAACAAGAGGACTTACGTCAAACATAAAACAAGTTCACAGAGTTTGCGAGATGGACAAAAAGCAATGCAACGTAGGCCATGTTGAACCATCTCTGCGAAGAGGTGTGAAACTTCAGAAGCTGGGCTGTAAAGAAATGAAATGATATTTAATGTTAGCTATAGATGAAAATACATATTGATTTCTTGTTAGCAAGGCCAATGACTCAAAAATTACCTTGATGGTGTATCGGCAGCAGCTCCATATGGTTTACCTGCAGCAGCTTCACTACTGCTCACGAATTTCGAACTTTCTTCAGGTTTCTGTGATACAATAGATTAAGGAAACATTGagtaaataaagttttagaattggttacaaaaaaaaaaaatcaaggaaactGAATTATACACTTGTTGGAAGAACTGATGGATTCCACAGGACAAAAAGCTTTTCAGAGGAAGGACTTCCATCATTTTCTATCAGCTCGAGCTCAGATAGGTTTGCAAGCTCCTACACCAATAGCAAATCACGTTTTGATCCAGAATGATAGATTTGGAGAGGCG is from Camelina sativa cultivar DH55 chromosome 20, Cs, whole genome shotgun sequence and encodes:
- the LOC104769013 gene encoding isoaspartyl peptidase/L-asparaginase 1: MVGWAIALHGGAGDIPIDLPEERRIPREIALRHCLDLGVSALKSGKPPLDVAELVVRELENHPDFNAGKGSVLTTQGTVEMEASIMEGKTKRCGAVSGLTTVVNPISLARLVMEKTPHIYLAFDAAEAFARAHGVETVDSSHFITPENVARLKQAKEFNRVQLDYTAPTPPKELENCGDSQIGTVGCVAVDSAGNLASATSTGGYVNKMVGRIGDTPVIGAGTYANHLCAVSATGKGEEIIRGTVARDVAALMDYKGLSLTEAAAYVVDQSVPRGSCGLVAVSAKGEVTMPFNTTGMFRACATEDGYSEIAIWPNN